A single window of Leeuwenhoekiella sp. MAR_2009_132 DNA harbors:
- a CDS encoding bacteriorhodopsin, with protein MKNIENLFEYSVGQFEAIDHLLTMGVGAHLAALVFFLIMSQFVAPKYRVATALSCIVMVSAGLILVSQAGLWTDAFKFNGTNYSLTNLTFSNGFRYVNWMVTIPCLLTQLLIILNFRGSALKSKATWLILSAWGMIITGYIGQLYEVEDTSKLMIWGAISTVFFIIMNFIVGKAIAEGKKTMDARTSGRVMNVFWLMMFAWTLYSIAYLVPVFMNSADGVVLRQALFTVADISSKVIYGLMITYIALDQSAKAGYLPAQKVLGRVAIGTETDLRN; from the coding sequence ATGAAAAACATTGAAAATTTATTTGAGTACTCAGTAGGTCAGTTTGAAGCAATTGACCACTTATTAACTATGGGAGTGGGAGCACATCTTGCAGCCTTAGTTTTCTTTTTAATAATGTCACAATTTGTTGCTCCTAAATATCGTGTTGCAACAGCATTATCGTGTATAGTCATGGTTTCTGCCGGTCTTATTCTAGTGAGCCAAGCCGGTTTATGGACAGATGCTTTTAAGTTTAATGGTACAAACTATTCATTAACAAATCTTACGTTTAGTAATGGATTTAGATACGTAAACTGGATGGTCACCATACCGTGCTTATTGACTCAGCTTCTAATTATTCTTAATTTTAGAGGGTCTGCATTAAAATCAAAAGCGACCTGGTTAATTCTTTCAGCCTGGGGAATGATTATTACAGGATATATAGGACAATTATACGAAGTAGAAGATACTAGCAAACTTATGATTTGGGGTGCAATTAGTACTGTATTCTTTATCATCATGAATTTTATTGTAGGTAAAGCAATCGCAGAAGGTAAAAAAACAATGGATGCCCGAACTTCAGGACGTGTAATGAATGTATTTTGGTTAATGATGTTTGCCTGGACGTTATATTCTATTGCTTATTTAGTACCCGTATTTATGAACAGTGCAGACGGTGTTGTTTTAAGACAGGCATTATTTACAGTTGCAGATATTTCATCTAAGGTTATTTATGGATTAATGATTACCTATATTGCTCTTGATCAAAGTGCTAAAGCAGGTTACTTACCGGCTCAAAAAGTTTTAGGACGAGTAGCTATAGGCACAGAAACAGATTTAAGAAATTAG
- a CDS encoding DASH family cryptochrome: protein MAKEKGLLWFKNDLRLLDNETLCRAVNSCTSILPVYIFDPRLFANTAYNFPKAGLNRFEFLKQTVDVLRTNLQSLGANLLVEIGHPEELIPELIKKYNITKLFAEQEYASEELKIVDAVKQQLSEEITCYFIWGKTLYHIDDIPYSIDKIPLTSKAFRINTTKKAEVRETFDIPKKIEILSLNDWGTLPEATQFNFEVLDDQKENLYVKGGEDLALERLNYYTVETELLTSYKWTRNKSLGLDYSSKLSPYLAVGAISPRTIYYAVKAYEKNIKKNISTWWLIFEVVWRDFFTFKGMRMGNSIFKTEGYKNKEVPFENNTEYFERWCAGTTGIPFIDAHMRQLNETGYMSNRGRVNCASYFVHDLKIDWTWGAAYFESKLIDYDVSSNWMNWHMQAYEIWYTNPVNQSIKYKVADYIKKWIPELAAVDNELIHIPWKIEEYKLKYPKPIEVYSKWARAETKILKLLD from the coding sequence ATGGCAAAAGAGAAAGGCTTACTTTGGTTTAAAAATGATCTCCGTTTATTAGATAATGAGACATTATGCAGAGCCGTAAATTCTTGTACTAGTATTTTACCGGTTTATATTTTTGATCCCAGGTTATTTGCGAATACAGCATATAATTTTCCCAAGGCCGGATTGAATAGATTTGAATTTTTAAAACAAACTGTTGACGTTTTGCGAACAAATCTTCAAAGTTTAGGAGCAAACTTATTAGTTGAAATTGGTCATCCCGAAGAGCTCATCCCAGAACTTATTAAAAAATATAACATCACAAAGCTGTTTGCAGAACAGGAATATGCTTCAGAAGAATTAAAAATAGTCGATGCTGTTAAGCAACAGCTTTCTGAAGAAATAACTTGTTATTTTATATGGGGGAAAACGCTGTATCATATTGATGATATTCCGTATTCAATTGATAAAATACCATTAACCAGTAAAGCATTTAGAATAAATACAACTAAGAAAGCAGAGGTACGGGAAACATTTGATATTCCGAAGAAAATTGAAATCCTTTCTCTTAACGATTGGGGAACTTTACCAGAAGCAACTCAGTTTAATTTTGAAGTTTTAGATGATCAAAAGGAAAATCTATATGTAAAAGGAGGAGAAGATTTAGCCTTAGAACGACTTAATTATTACACGGTAGAAACGGAATTACTTACCTCTTATAAATGGACCCGTAATAAATCATTAGGTCTAGATTATAGCAGTAAACTTTCGCCTTATTTAGCTGTGGGAGCCATCTCACCCAGAACAATTTACTATGCGGTTAAAGCGTATGAAAAGAATATCAAGAAAAATATAAGTACCTGGTGGCTCATATTTGAAGTGGTATGGCGTGACTTTTTTACATTTAAAGGAATGCGTATGGGGAATTCAATTTTTAAAACCGAAGGATATAAAAATAAAGAAGTTCCCTTTGAGAATAATACTGAATATTTTGAACGCTGGTGTGCGGGAACCACAGGAATTCCTTTTATAGATGCGCATATGCGCCAATTGAATGAAACTGGATATATGAGCAATCGGGGTAGAGTGAACTGCGCAAGTTATTTTGTACACGATTTAAAAATAGATTGGACGTGGGGAGCAGCCTATTTTGAAAGTAAACTAATTGATTATGACGTTTCATCTAATTGGATGAATTGGCATATGCAGGCCTATGAGATCTGGTACACAAATCCTGTAAATCAATCTATAAAATATAAAGTTGCAGATTATATTAAAAAATGGATTCCTGAACTTGCAGCTGTTGACAACGAATTGATACATATTCCGTGGAAAATAGAAGAGTACAAACTGAAATATCCAAAACCCATAGAAGTCTATTCTAAGTGGGCAAGAGCAGAGACCAAAATTCTAAAATTGTTGGATTGA